The genomic segment CTTTGAGTGCTTCCATTCTAGCAACCATGCCATACGTCGTGATAAACAAGTCAGCTTCTACATCTTGAACGAAGGTATTCTTTCCGTGCAAAATTTGTATCTGTAAATGGGGTGCAAAGCGGGCAGCTTCTTTCTTCCAATTTTCCAGTAAAGAAGCCGGGATAACTAAAAGAGCCCGTTTGTTTTCTTGACGCAGAGAATCTAGCAGAGCCAAGATTTGAACCGTTTTTCCTAAGCCCATATCATCTGCTAATAAGGCGCCAAAAGTCTGTTCTTGCATAAAGTTTAACCAGTTGTATCCTACTAGCTGATACGGCCGCAAACTTGCTTGAAAAGATTTTGCAGGTTGTTCTTGTTTGATTTGAGTAGGAGTGATCATTTGCTGGAAAACGGTTTGCAGCCATTGGCCATTCGTTGTTTCAATCAGAGAGTCGTTTTCTTCAGCGTCAGAAAGTTGTTGCTGCCGCAAAGCATCAAACAAGGTCCATTCGCTGTTTTCTTTCGTATCATAAGTTGTTAACAGCTGCTGCAGTTTTTCGTGGTTGATTTCAACCCATTTGCCTTTCAAGAAAGCCAATCCTTCATTTTGATGCAATAAGTCTTCAATTTCTGCTTTTGAGTATCGTTCTTCACCTAGATAGATTTCAGGTTTGCCCTCTAACAGAGCCTCTATTCCAATACTGCTCGGTTTTGTATCTCCAATGGTCACTTTAATGGTTGTTTTGCGCTCTTTTTTCCAAAAATCAGGAATGCGGCAAATGACTCCTTGTTCTTCATAAAGCGGCGTTTCTTTCAAAAATTGATAAGCTTCGTTTTCGTTGAATCTCAGTGGCGAAAATAATTCTCCGGATTCGACCAATTGAGAGATGAAAACAGACTCATTAGCTACCCGTCCAACAGCAGATAGTAAAGAAAGCATCTCGGAAGAATCATTGAATTCTGCAAGTGCATTTTTTAGCGGCATGTGACTGACTTTGTCTTGGTATTTAGTAGCATAAGTAGCTAGAAAAGCGAAAGGAAAGCCTTCTTGTTTGCTTTCGACCAAGTGAAAGTAAACTCTGCCCGCAACAATTAAGGACCTGTTTTTTGATTGAATATATTCAGAAACACTGCTTTGAAGATGACTCAGCTCTTCACTAAAAATCGCTGCTAATTCCTGATGAACGTCTTTCAACCATTGAACAGTAATAAATTCATAGCCTGTAACAAAAGGAGCCTTGTTCATAAGCTGTTGATAAACCGTTTCTGAAGGGAAACGAAAGGTACGAGTCACTTCAATTTCTCCGTCATTTTTTAACGCAGATACAAACTCTTGCGCTACATTGATTAAATAAGCAATCGAGACATCCGTTTCTACTGATTCTGTAGAAAAACTTTGCTCATAAAGAGTCTGAAAAGGTGCATCTTTCAATGCATATTCATAGTCTACTTCCGGGTTTTCAATATAAAATCCTTTTTCTGAAAAAATTGCTTGTGCCATGTATTTTTAGCCCTTTCTTTTGAATTATCCGATTGAGAAATTAGAAAAGTACCAATCGGAATAAAGATTTCTTTTAGAGTATTATACGATTTTTAATATCAAACTGAAAGCAAGAGAGAAATTTTTAGTTTTCAAAACCTAATAGTAAATACATTGTATTTACTATTAGGTTTTGGTAAAATATGGGTGAACTAATAAAGGAGATGAGCATAATGAAGACTAGAAAACAAGGAAATGCCATTGTATTAACAGTCCCTACGAAGTTCAATCTTCAACCAGATCAAGAATATGTAGCCGTAAAAGGTGAATTAGGAAGTATTACTTATGTACCTAAAGTAAATAATATTTTTGAAAAAGCTCTAGAAAATAACGAAACTTTAAGATTTGAGGATGAATTTAACGAGGATAAAAAATTAATTGGAAGAGAAGAAGTGTAATATGATTTACTCGATTAATGATTATACACCAAAACAAGGGGATATCGTTTGGATAAATTTTAATCCTAGTGCTGGAAGAGAAATTCAAAAGAAAAGGCCGGCTTTAGTTCTTAGCTCAGATGCTTACAATGCCACAACTGGGTTTATACAAGTGTGTCCAATTACGTCCACCAATAAAAGTAGACCAGGGTTTATTCCTTTATCGAAGGATCATACCATCCATGGAACAATCAATGCGATGCAAATAAAAGGGTTCGATTTTATGGCAAAAGAAAGAGCCGTGACCTTTGTCGAAAAAGCTACGACTGCCGAATTAGGGATTGTTGCCCAAGTAGCTACCGATATTTTTTCCTTTGATAAGTTGTTAGGAGAATAAGAACCTTAAAAGTAATTTATCCGCTACGAATCTTAAAATTTTGTCTAACAGTAAAAACCGTCAGAGCAAATCTCTGACGGTTTTTATCCTATGGCTATATTGCTATCCAACTGGGCTCCAAGGTATTTCCGTCTGGATCTTGTACTTCAAGTCCAAACATTTGGTCTTCAGACATTCCCATGTCTACGTTATGGAAATCACCGCCATTGGCTTTGGCTGTTTCAGCAAATTTTTTGACTGCATTAGCACTTTCTAGACTAAATGCAATTAAAGAACTGCTAGTAGTTTGAGTATTTGCAATTGTTTTATCTTTAAGAAAACGGCTATAAAATTTGTGATTCAGCAGCATAATCCAAAAGTGATCATCCCAAACCATTGCGACAGCTTCATCGTTTGAGAATTCGTTATTTTTAGTAAAACCTAATTTTTCATAGAATGCAGCAGAGCGATTGACATCAGATACAGGGAAATTTACAAAAACCATTGTTGGCATAAAAATCCTCCATTCTCTTCATAGACTGATTTTATTACAAGTAAAGCATCTCACGAGGAAACTTTTTTGTCAAAAATAGGAGATTAAATTGCGCTAGTCATTCTAAGATGTCTGCCCAGTCTACATGAGTAAGGAATAAAGGCTAAAACCGATAAATTGGTGAGAGGCTCTGAGCTTTATCCCGTTAAAAAAAGAAGCTCTTCTATTATACTTAGGTAGAGAAGGTAGTAGGAGGTAACTAAGATGAAAAAAATGATTAAGGGAACGAATCATGCGTCTATTGCAGTGGAAGATGTAGGAGATGGGCAGCCAATTGTTTTCTTGCATGGATGGCCGTTTGATCATCAGATGTTTGAATACCAATACAATTACTTTTTGCCTAGAGGGTATCGCATGATTGGAATCGACTTTCGTGGGTTTGGTGAGTCAGATTTAGTGATTGAAGATTACGGCTACAATACACTTGCGGACGATGCTAAGAGCGTTTTAGAAGACTTACACATTGAAGAGGCTATTTTAGTGGGGTTTTCAATGGGCGGAGCGGTTGCCACGAGGTACATGGCTCGCCATAAGGGATTTGGAATTAAAAAGCTGATCTTAATCAGTGCAGCAGTTCCGCAATTTGCTAAGAAACCTGCTTACTCCATTGGGATTAAAAAGTCAGAAATCACAGCCATGGTTGAACAAATTCAAGTTGATCGTCCTAAACTAATCCAAGACTTTATTAAAAAGCTGTTTCATGAGAAAACCTTAGTCTCCTATAAAGGTTGGCTGACAAATTTGGCATTTGGGGCTTCTTCTTATGGAATGATTCTTTCAGCTCTGGCTATGCGAGATGAGAATGTACGAGAAGACCTTGAAAAAATTACGGTATCGACCTTAATTTGTCATGGCAAAAAAGACACTGTTTGTTCGTATGAAGTGGTGGAAGAAATGACTCAATTGATTTCTAAAACTATTGTCGTGCACTTTAGAAAGAGCGGCCATGCGATTTTTCATGATGAGACAGAAAAATTGAATCGGACGATGTTGATGTTTATTCAAAATAAGAACTAACGAAAAGAGCTAGAAACAAAAACTGTTTCTAGCTCTTTTGTCCAGTATTCACTTTTTACATAATTCTAACAGACTTATGCTGATTGGAATTGGCTTTGATAAAGATCAGCATAAAAGCCGTCTTTTTCTAACAATTCATGGTGGCTTCCAGTTTCAATAATATTTCCCTTATCCATAACTAAAATGAGATCTGCATTTTTAATCGTCGACAATCGATGAGCAATCACAAAGCTGGTTCTGTCCAACATGAGATGATCGATCGCTTGTTGGATTTTAATTTCTGTTTTAGTATCGATACTTGAAGTGGCTTCATCTAAGATCATGACTTTCGGATCTGATAATATGGTCAGAGCAATGGTTAACAATTGTTGTTGTCCTTGAGAAATTATATTATTTTCACTCGAAATAATCGTGTCATAACCTTCTGGTAACGTTTGGATAAACGAGTCACACTGCGCTTTTTTAGCTGCGGCAATAACTTCTTCTCGAGTAGCGTCTTTTTTTCCGTAGCTAATATTTTCTGCAATGGTTCCTTCAAACAACCACGTATCTTGCAACACCATACCAAACTGTTTTCTTAGATCATGTCTGGTTAGGGTGTTCGTGTCGATCCCGTCAAATAAAATAGACCCACTATTAATTTCATAGAACCGCATCAATAAGTTTACAAGTGTTGTTTTCCCAGCACCCGTAGGACCTACGATAGCAATTGTCTTTTTGGGTTCTGCAATAAAATTAACGCCTTTCATAATCAATTGGTTTTTGTTGTAGCCAAAACTGACATGCGAAAATTCGATTTGACCATGTGGATTATCGATCACGTTAGCCTTTTTGATATCAGGAACTTCATTTTCTGCATCTAAAACTTCATAAATCCGTTCAATGGCTGCTAAACAACCTTGAAGCATGTTCACGACGTAAGAGGCTTCTGTAATGGGATCTGAAATTTGATTGACATATTGTAGAAAAGCTTGAAGCAATCCGATTGTTATCGTTCCTTGGATGGCTAAAGTAGCGCCCATTAAGGCACTGCTGATATACGCCAATTGAGTAATGCTTCTCATGATAGGGTAGATTGCAAAGTTAACAAATTGGGCCTTTTTATGTGCTTTATATTGTTCGTCGATTAATTGATCGGCTTTTTGAATGACTTCTTCTTGTTTATTAAAAGCTTTAATAATCGTGTTTCCGGAATAATATTCCTCCGTAGCGCCACTTAATTTTCCTAAGGTATACATATTGTCGCCAAATAACGTTTGATTCTTTTTAGAAATGACTTTCGTGACGATAATATTGACCAGGATCATACAAATAATAATCAAGGATAAGCGGCCGCTAACATAAATCATTAGACTCAACCCAACAATGACAATGATGATTGAACTAATAAACTGATTAAAACTCATGATAATAAAGTTCGCTACTTTATCTGCATCGGCTGTCGTTCGACTTAATAGATCGCCTACTTGTGTTTGATCGTAAAAATTTAAAGGCAATTTATTTAGTTTAGCTGTTATTTTCTTTCGTAAGGTTAGACTGGCCTCTTCGCTGACAGAGGCGATTAAATATTCCTGGAAGTAATTACAAATAAATATGATTCCAGCAATGATTAATAAGATTAAAAGTGGTCCCGTGATTGCAGCTCGAATACTTTCCATCATTGAAGTACCCGGTAATTTTACAGCTTCAATTAGTCCATCAATAGCTTGAGCTGTAACTAAAGGAATCGAAACATAGGCTAATGTGCCAATGATGTTTGAAAGAATAGCTGGAATGGTTTTCTTTTTTTGAAGCATTAGCAGTTCGAAAAAATAATGAACGGCTTTTTTTAGATTTTTTGGTTTTTCTGAGTCTAGTTCTTCTAAAAGCACTTGTTCTTTTTTAGACATTTTCTTTCACCTCGCTTTTAGACAGCATATTTTGAGATTTAGCTAATTCTTGATAAACAGGATTTTTTTCAATTAATTCTGAATGGGTTCCTTTACCCACAATTTTCCCTTCGTTTAAGACGATGATTTGATCAGCATCAATGATCGTGCTGATTCTTTGGGCAATGATTAACGTTACCGCGTCTTTCAATTCTGGTTTTAAAGCGGCTCTTAGTTTCGCATCTGTTTTATAATCCAGTGCTGAAAAACTATCGTCAAATACATAAATCTGAGATTTCTTTATCAGTGCACGTGCGATTGCCAAACGTTGTTTTTGTCCTCCAGAAAAATTGGTTCCCCCTTGAGCTACCAAGGCATTAAATTGCTGATCCTGTTCTTCTATAAACGGTAAGGCCTGAGCAACCTGAGCTGCATGTCTCAATTCATTAACCGTAGCTTCTTTATTCCCATCTAAAATATTATCCTGGATGGTTCCACTAAATAAAAATGCTCTTTGTGGGACGTAGCTGATCAATGAACGAAGGTCCTTTTGAGAAAGTTTGCTGATATCTGTACCGTGTATCAAAATGCGACCCTTTTGAATGTCATTGAACCGTAAAAGGATTTTAGCAATCGTACTTTTACCGGATCCCGTTCCACCAACGATAGCCAATACTTCACCTGTGTTGATTGAAAAATCCATGTCTTCTAGGACTGATTTGTCAGCACCTTGGTACTGAAACGTTACATTTTCAAATGACAAAGCAGGCTGCACAGTAACATCTACTTTTTCGTTTAACTGACTATCATCTTCCACTTCTGGCTGAAGTGTCAGTACTTCTTGAATTCTATTTAATGATGCGATTGCTCTAGGTATGTTAAACATAATCAAAGCGGTCATGATAAATGAAGACATTGTGATGACTGAGTACCCGATAACGGCAGTAATGGAACCTACTTGAATGGTGTTGTCTGCAACTAAGGAACTCCCCACCCAAATAATAGGGATCATCGTAAGGGCGTTCAGGCTAAAAGCAACAGGTGTTAGAAAGGCAAAGTACTTATTGATCCGAATCATGTTAGCAGCAAAATCATTAAAACTACCATCAACTTTATTTTTTTCATATTCAGCGTTATCAAATGCACGAATAATTTTTACGCCTTTAAAAAATTGTCTAACAAGCATTGTCATTTTATCCATCTTTTTCTGAATGTTATTGATCAAGCGAGTGGATTTAAACATTACGGCAGTAATCACACCGATAAAAATAAGGATGGATATAAGTGGAATGACCGTCATCATAGGGGAAATCCGATAAGCCAATACAATAGAAATGACTGCCATAAATGGACTCGGTAAAACCATTTGAAAGAGAGATAAAGTTACTTCTTGAATATTGACAACATCACTAGACGTTCTCGTGACTAAAGAGGCCACACCAATTTTATTAGTGTCATTTAGTGACAAATCTTGTATTTTTCTAAATAACTTTTTACGGGTTTCTTTTCCAAAACGTGAAGCAATTTCAGAAGTGTAGTAACTTCCAAGCACCCCAACAAGAGCACCTACAAGAATAGTAAGCAACATCTGAATTCCAATAGAAGAAACGACGTTGGTATTTTTTTCTAAAATACCTTTATCAATGAGTTGAGCAATTAGATAAGGGATGAATAGAGTTGCTACGGATTGAAGTAAAATTAAGCTACTTGTAGCAAGGACAAGCAGTTTGTTTTTCTTTAAAAATGTAAAAAATAAATGCATATTGTTCATGTCCCCTTTTAGTTATGCGTATAAACTTACTTCAGATAGCATAAGAGCGGGCTCGATGCTTTGAAATAAGCGAATAATAGCAGTATAATCTGTATAGCAACTATACAGTCAAGTTTTATTTTCAGAAACTGTGGATGGGAAGAGAGGAATCATATGGAAAAGGAATATCTAACCATTAGTCAGTTTTCAGCTTTATCTGGAATCAGTCGAAAGACCCTGATTTATTATGACAAAATTTATTTGTTCTCACCTAAAATGGTTACAGATAAAGGGTACCGAATGTATGAAGAAAAACAATTAGATACTATTAGTGTCATTTATATTTTAAGAGAATTAGGGAAATCAATTAAAGAAATAAAAATCTATTTACAAGAACGAACTCCAGAAAAAATGCTGTCGTTGTTCCTAGAAGAACAAAAACAGATTGATAAAAAAATTAGTACGTTACAGCAATACAAAGATATGTTGGAAAAAAGAATAGAGTTAACAAAGTTGGCAGACGTAATAACTGTTGGAAAACTTACTTTTATCCAGAAAGAAAAGAAACCGATACTAATCGGTAAAAAAATAAATCAACAAAACAATGAAGCCCTCATTGATTTCTATTCACTTATTGACCAACAACAAATTGTCCAAGGTTTTCCAATAGGAGCGATTATTGGAAAAAATGAATTGGCCAAGGGCGAGTTTTCAAATTTTAGTTATTTCTATATCAATAGATCGACTGAAGATAAAAATCAGGTAAGTGTAAAACCTGGAGGATGTTATGCAGTTATGTATGAGTATTGTGATTATAATAAAACCGAAAAACTGTATCAAAAAATGTTGGATGGTCTAGCAGAAAAGGATTATGAGATTGATGGGGATGCCTATGAGGAATACATAATTGATGAAGTTGCAGAAAAAAATCCAGAAAAGTATTTGGTTAAGGTCATGATTAAAGTTAAAAACGAAAATGAAAAATGTCGTAAGGTTATATAATTATTCTCTTTCATAGCAAATAGTTATAGCATAGAGAATCTTAATAAATTAAATATTAAAAAGTATATTAGCAAAAGTGATTAAGTTACAACAGATATCCAAATGAATAATGAATTAAATCCATATGATTCTCAAATTGTTTTTGAGTACCATAAACATCATTTTATTTGTGCTATAGGGTACTCAAAGTGTACTTAAGCACCACAAGCATTATTTTATTTGTCCTATACGGTCCTAAAAGTATACTTAAGCACCATAAGCATCATTTCATTTGATCCATACGGCACTTAAAGTTTTTCGCAAGTACTATAAGCATCACATTATTAAATCTATATGATACTCATAGTATTCTTAGGAAAATAAATTAAAATCAAAAGTTATTAATACTGATAAAACTATAAAAAAAGATATTCACACCTTTAAAGAAAAGTGTGGATATCATTTTTTATAGTCGTTTTGTTAAACTTCTCCGACAAACATCCAAGTTTCACCGTTGTCTTTGGATTGATACAGACCTTTGCTACCGCCATTATAATCGCCGTCTTGTCCTTGATTTACTTGAATAAAAAGACTGTCGCTTTCTTTATAAGGCATTTCAGGAAAGTCAAAAGGAGCATACTTCTCTGTATCGGTTAAAGGAACTTCAATCATTGGTAGTTCGACTTCTTCAAAAGTGGCACCACCATCTGTTGTTCGATAGAGATCTGCATAACTGCCTCCACTGTGGGACAATCCAATAAAACCAAGGTTCTCATCCATAAAAGTTATCCCAGATGAAACCCCAAGTTGTCCTACAAATGGATCAGAA from the Carnobacterium inhibens subsp. inhibens DSM 13024 genome contains:
- a CDS encoding MerR family transcriptional regulator; translated protein: MEKEYLTISQFSALSGISRKTLIYYDKIYLFSPKMVTDKGYRMYEEKQLDTISVIYILRELGKSIKEIKIYLQERTPEKMLSLFLEEQKQIDKKISTLQQYKDMLEKRIELTKLADVITVGKLTFIQKEKKPILIGKKINQQNNEALIDFYSLIDQQQIVQGFPIGAIIGKNELAKGEFSNFSYFYINRSTEDKNQVSVKPGGCYAVMYEYCDYNKTEKLYQKMLDGLAEKDYEIDGDAYEEYIIDEVAEKNPEKYLVKVMIKVKNENEKCRKVI
- a CDS encoding type II toxin-antitoxin system PemK/MazF family toxin; amino-acid sequence: MIYSINDYTPKQGDIVWINFNPSAGREIQKKRPALVLSSDAYNATTGFIQVCPITSTNKSRPGFIPLSKDHTIHGTINAMQIKGFDFMAKERAVTFVEKATTAELGIVAQVATDIFSFDKLLGE
- a CDS encoding ABC transporter ATP-binding protein, producing MHLFFTFLKKNKLLVLATSSLILLQSVATLFIPYLIAQLIDKGILEKNTNVVSSIGIQMLLTILVGALVGVLGSYYTSEIASRFGKETRKKLFRKIQDLSLNDTNKIGVASLVTRTSSDVVNIQEVTLSLFQMVLPSPFMAVISIVLAYRISPMMTVIPLISILIFIGVITAVMFKSTRLINNIQKKMDKMTMLVRQFFKGVKIIRAFDNAEYEKNKVDGSFNDFAANMIRINKYFAFLTPVAFSLNALTMIPIIWVGSSLVADNTIQVGSITAVIGYSVITMSSFIMTALIMFNIPRAIASLNRIQEVLTLQPEVEDDSQLNEKVDVTVQPALSFENVTFQYQGADKSVLEDMDFSINTGEVLAIVGGTGSGKSTIAKILLRFNDIQKGRILIHGTDISKLSQKDLRSLISYVPQRAFLFSGTIQDNILDGNKEATVNELRHAAQVAQALPFIEEQDQQFNALVAQGGTNFSGGQKQRLAIARALIKKSQIYVFDDSFSALDYKTDAKLRAALKPELKDAVTLIIAQRISTIIDADQIIVLNEGKIVGKGTHSELIEKNPVYQELAKSQNMLSKSEVKENV
- a CDS encoding DEAD/DEAH box helicase — protein: MAQAIFSEKGFYIENPEVDYEYALKDAPFQTLYEQSFSTESVETDVSIAYLINVAQEFVSALKNDGEIEVTRTFRFPSETVYQQLMNKAPFVTGYEFITVQWLKDVHQELAAIFSEELSHLQSSVSEYIQSKNRSLIVAGRVYFHLVESKQEGFPFAFLATYATKYQDKVSHMPLKNALAEFNDSSEMLSLLSAVGRVANESVFISQLVESGELFSPLRFNENEAYQFLKETPLYEEQGVICRIPDFWKKERKTTIKVTIGDTKPSSIGIEALLEGKPEIYLGEERYSKAEIEDLLHQNEGLAFLKGKWVEINHEKLQQLLTTYDTKENSEWTLFDALRQQQLSDAEENDSLIETTNGQWLQTVFQQMITPTQIKQEQPAKSFQASLRPYQLVGYNWLNFMQEQTFGALLADDMGLGKTVQILALLDSLRQENKRALLVIPASLLENWKKEAARFAPHLQIQILHGKNTFVQDVEADLFITTYGMVARMEALKEEQFDLLILDEAQAIKNPGTKQTKSIKALQANAKIAMTGTPIENRLSDLWSVFDFLNSGLLGSKAEFAKQIKKGTDYGALRQMISPFILRRLKTDRRIISDLPEKNEQKEYVSLSKKQIALYKGLQRDIEKSMAETEGIQRKGLVLAAISKFKQICNHPDQYLGNQEFKPKLSGKFEALQSICETIRDKHEQVLIFTQFKEMCEPLNVFLAEVFGQSGLVLHGGVPVKKRGELVDQFNDPDTYTPYMVLSIKAGGVGLNLTAANHVIHFDRWWNPAVENQATDRAFRIGQEKNVFVYKFVTSGTIEEKIDELLTEKTQLSNDLITETSGENWLTEMSNDDLRNLFTLEVNDK
- a CDS encoding alpha/beta fold hydrolase; its protein translation is MKKMIKGTNHASIAVEDVGDGQPIVFLHGWPFDHQMFEYQYNYFLPRGYRMIGIDFRGFGESDLVIEDYGYNTLADDAKSVLEDLHIEEAILVGFSMGGAVATRYMARHKGFGIKKLILISAAVPQFAKKPAYSIGIKKSEITAMVEQIQVDRPKLIQDFIKKLFHEKTLVSYKGWLTNLAFGASSYGMILSALAMRDENVREDLEKITVSTLICHGKKDTVCSYEVVEEMTQLISKTIVVHFRKSGHAIFHDETEKLNRTMLMFIQNKN
- a CDS encoding ABC transporter ATP-binding protein, with the translated sequence MSKKEQVLLEELDSEKPKNLKKAVHYFFELLMLQKKKTIPAILSNIIGTLAYVSIPLVTAQAIDGLIEAVKLPGTSMMESIRAAITGPLLILLIIAGIIFICNYFQEYLIASVSEEASLTLRKKITAKLNKLPLNFYDQTQVGDLLSRTTADADKVANFIIMSFNQFISSIIIVIVGLSLMIYVSGRLSLIIICMILVNIIVTKVISKKNQTLFGDNMYTLGKLSGATEEYYSGNTIIKAFNKQEEVIQKADQLIDEQYKAHKKAQFVNFAIYPIMRSITQLAYISSALMGATLAIQGTITIGLLQAFLQYVNQISDPITEASYVVNMLQGCLAAIERIYEVLDAENEVPDIKKANVIDNPHGQIEFSHVSFGYNKNQLIMKGVNFIAEPKKTIAIVGPTGAGKTTLVNLLMRFYEINSGSILFDGIDTNTLTRHDLRKQFGMVLQDTWLFEGTIAENISYGKKDATREEVIAAAKKAQCDSFIQTLPEGYDTIISSENNIISQGQQQLLTIALTILSDPKVMILDEATSSIDTKTEIKIQQAIDHLMLDRTSFVIAHRLSTIKNADLILVMDKGNIIETGSHHELLEKDGFYADLYQSQFQSA
- a CDS encoding VOC family protein, yielding MPTMVFVNFPVSDVNRSAAFYEKLGFTKNNEFSNDEAVAMVWDDHFWIMLLNHKFYSRFLKDKTIANTQTTSSSLIAFSLESANAVKKFAETAKANGGDFHNVDMGMSEDQMFGLEVQDPDGNTLEPSWIAI
- the mazE gene encoding type II toxin-antitoxin system PemI/MazE family antitoxin, translated to MKTRKQGNAIVLTVPTKFNLQPDQEYVAVKGELGSITYVPKVNNIFEKALENNETLRFEDEFNEDKKLIGREEV